In one window of Henckelia pumila isolate YLH828 chromosome 1, ASM3356847v2, whole genome shotgun sequence DNA:
- the LOC140888762 gene encoding uncharacterized protein isoform X3, protein MILLITFELGVMGWAESVAQMSAQELLGCLLFVLPVFKNKAKAIVAENKRKGHGDGTLGMLSWLIVAVLDGSLNVLITNPIWVLVTRMQTHTKAEKKIMEAKKEALLKEASENILIHPSLPEQLAALDSIQPRPYGTFQGKGALVRSSEVIGNIWDMYLDLLQSDYTEGILRPCYSLKNSFFKQPWLPPSPLPDRRNRFEAESIAHMDEMNMKNSIICYF, encoded by the exons ATGATCTTGCTGATCAC CTTCGAGCTCGGGGTCATGGGCTGGGCAGAAAGCGTGGCGCAGATGTCAGCACAAGAG CTGCTAGGGTGTTTATTATTCGTTTTAccagttttcaaaaataaagCCAAGGCTATAGTagcagaaaataaaagaaaaggacACGGGGATGGCACTCTAGGAATGCTTTCGTGGCTTATTGTTGCGGTCCTTGATGG GTCACTAAATGTTTTGATAACGAACCCAATATGGGTTCTTGTGACTCGTATGCAG ACTCACACTAAGGCAGAAAAGAAAATCATGGAGGCAAAAAAGGAAGCTTTATTAAAAGAAGCTTCTGAGAATATTCTGATACATCCTTCTTTACCTGAGCAATTGGCTGCTCTTGATTCAATACAACCTCGTCCTTACGGAACATTTCAG GGAAAAGGCGCATTGGTAAGAAGTTCTGAG GTGATTGGAAACATATGGGATATGTATCTTGACTTACTCCAGTCTGATTACACCGAAGG GATTCTTAGGCCTTGTTATAGTTTGAAGAATTCTTTCTTCAAACAACCATGGCTCCCCCCAAGCCCTTTACCTGATCGTCGAAACCGGTTTGAGGCAGAAAGCATAGCGCACATGGATGAGATGAACAtgaagaattcgattatttgttatttttga
- the LOC140888762 gene encoding uncharacterized protein isoform X1 has translation METGLDVPDIPFGMLTDRHLKRCEDALLEFVKKLKRQKEIGMKGEAMWSDFSQRMFTLMLSTRPFIFRDSNDLADHLRARGHGLGRKRGADVSTRGCLLFVLPVFKNKAKAIVAENKRKGHGDGTLGMLSWLIVAVLDGSLNVLITNPIWVLVTRMQTHTKAEKKIMEAKKEALLKEASENILIHPSLPEQLAALDSIQPRPYGTFQGKGALVRSSEVIGNIWDMYLDLLQSDYTEGILRPCYSLKNSFFKQPWLPPSPLPDRRNRFEAESIAHMDEMNMKNSIICYF, from the exons ATGGAGACAGGGCTAGATGTTCCGGATATACCGTTCGGTATGTTGACGGATCGCCATTTGAAAAGAT GTGAAGATGCCCTATTGGAATTTGTGAAGAAGCTCAAGCGGCAGAAAGAAATAGGGATGAAGGGCGAAGCGATGTGGTCTGATTTTAGCCAAAGAATGTTTACTCTTATGCTTTCGACAAGACCGTTTATTTTCCGAGATTCTAATGATCTTGCTGATCAC CTTCGAGCTCGGGGTCATGGGCTGGGCAGAAAGCGTGGCGCAGATGTCAGCACAAGAG GGTGTTTATTATTCGTTTTAccagttttcaaaaataaagCCAAGGCTATAGTagcagaaaataaaagaaaaggacACGGGGATGGCACTCTAGGAATGCTTTCGTGGCTTATTGTTGCGGTCCTTGATGG GTCACTAAATGTTTTGATAACGAACCCAATATGGGTTCTTGTGACTCGTATGCAG ACTCACACTAAGGCAGAAAAGAAAATCATGGAGGCAAAAAAGGAAGCTTTATTAAAAGAAGCTTCTGAGAATATTCTGATACATCCTTCTTTACCTGAGCAATTGGCTGCTCTTGATTCAATACAACCTCGTCCTTACGGAACATTTCAG GGAAAAGGCGCATTGGTAAGAAGTTCTGAG GTGATTGGAAACATATGGGATATGTATCTTGACTTACTCCAGTCTGATTACACCGAAGG GATTCTTAGGCCTTGTTATAGTTTGAAGAATTCTTTCTTCAAACAACCATGGCTCCCCCCAAGCCCTTTACCTGATCGTCGAAACCGGTTTGAGGCAGAAAGCATAGCGCACATGGATGAGATGAACAtgaagaattcgattatttgttatttttga
- the LOC140888762 gene encoding uncharacterized protein isoform X2, whose product METGLDVPDIPFGMLTDRHLKRCEDALLEFVKKLKRQKEIGMKGEAMWSDFSQRMFTLMLSTRPFIFRDSNDLADHLRARGHGLGRKRGADVSTRGCLLFVLPVFKNKAKAIVAENKRKGHGDGTLGMLSWLIVAVLDGSLNVLITNPIWVLVTRMQTHTKAEKKIMEAKKEALLKEASENILIHPSLPEQLAALDSIQPRPYGTFQGKGALVIGNIWDMYLDLLQSDYTEGILRPCYSLKNSFFKQPWLPPSPLPDRRNRFEAESIAHMDEMNMKNSIICYF is encoded by the exons ATGGAGACAGGGCTAGATGTTCCGGATATACCGTTCGGTATGTTGACGGATCGCCATTTGAAAAGAT GTGAAGATGCCCTATTGGAATTTGTGAAGAAGCTCAAGCGGCAGAAAGAAATAGGGATGAAGGGCGAAGCGATGTGGTCTGATTTTAGCCAAAGAATGTTTACTCTTATGCTTTCGACAAGACCGTTTATTTTCCGAGATTCTAATGATCTTGCTGATCAC CTTCGAGCTCGGGGTCATGGGCTGGGCAGAAAGCGTGGCGCAGATGTCAGCACAAGAG GGTGTTTATTATTCGTTTTAccagttttcaaaaataaagCCAAGGCTATAGTagcagaaaataaaagaaaaggacACGGGGATGGCACTCTAGGAATGCTTTCGTGGCTTATTGTTGCGGTCCTTGATGG GTCACTAAATGTTTTGATAACGAACCCAATATGGGTTCTTGTGACTCGTATGCAG ACTCACACTAAGGCAGAAAAGAAAATCATGGAGGCAAAAAAGGAAGCTTTATTAAAAGAAGCTTCTGAGAATATTCTGATACATCCTTCTTTACCTGAGCAATTGGCTGCTCTTGATTCAATACAACCTCGTCCTTACGGAACATTTCAG GGAAAAGGCGCATTG GTGATTGGAAACATATGGGATATGTATCTTGACTTACTCCAGTCTGATTACACCGAAGG GATTCTTAGGCCTTGTTATAGTTTGAAGAATTCTTTCTTCAAACAACCATGGCTCCCCCCAAGCCCTTTACCTGATCGTCGAAACCGGTTTGAGGCAGAAAGCATAGCGCACATGGATGAGATGAACAtgaagaattcgattatttgttatttttga
- the LOC140874811 gene encoding fatty acyl-CoA reductase 2, chloroplastic-like, translating into MSPIQSLQLSRFPNKFPTMNHGKTKLSFLCTTSNKKYYMARNYNLKMAVNGRGNSFDIPCRILRHPLESELPLMEEYGENHRGVGILKFFQGKNIFVTGATGLVGKVLVEKILRSTPVGKIFVLIKEKNKEAALDRLTKEITTSELFKCLQEQHGKSYASFVRDKLIPVVGDITEPNLGMDHDSANAIRKEVDVIIQSAASTTLNDRYDLLIELNANAPQRLMRFAKSCKNLKLLVHISTAYVNGRREGMILEKPLTMGENVRSKEDDHNEINGSCSFPRLDLGDESWLSRRSCTSSDQDQVIDATKYLKKLGQERADFFGWFNAYHMTKAMGEMVIHEIKGDVPVLIIRPSVIESCYQDPIPGWIQGNRMYDPVILSFGKGQLPAYLADPKVSMDIIPVDMVVNTTVAAIAKHGLMEKPGLNVYHVASAAKNPLPFCDFFDMIHEYFASTPLPNSKCESDMIKKMKCFDNFIDFSEHTRREIWERYRSTNGAVGTDDEKLVQKNCKAKVAYAEQLCKMYEFVGFIKGRFHTGNTRRLLQEMSEEELLSFEIDVTKIDWRKYFQEIHIPGLRKYVLNRQ; encoded by the exons ATGTCACCAATCCAGAGCCTGCAGCTCTCTCGCTTCCCAAACAAATTTCCTACCATGAACCATGGAAAAACCAAGCTTTCTTTTTTATGTACTACTagtaacaaaaaatattatatggCACGAAACTATAATTTAAAAATGGCTGTCAATGGGCGCGGGAATTCCTTCGACATCCCGTGTCGGATACTCCGCCACCCTCTCGAATCGGAGCTGCCATTGATGGAAGAGTACGGCGAGAACCACCGCGGAGTAGGGATCCTTAAGTTTTTCCAAGGGAAAAACATATTTGTCACCGGTGCCACAGGTCTTGTCGGAAAAG ttctggTGGAGAAGATATTAAGATCGACGCCAGTGGGAAAGATCTTTGTATTAATCAAGGAAAAGAACAAGGAAGCTGCATTAGACAGATTGACAAAAGAG ATTACAACCTCCGAGCTATTCAAATGTCTGCAAGAACAACATGGGAAGTCATATGCTTCGTTTGTAAGGGACAAGTTGATTCCCGTCGTCGGAGATATCACCGAACCCAACCTCGGAATGGATCATGACTCTGCAAATGCAATAAGGAAGGAAGTAGATGTGATTATACAATCTGCAGCTAGCACAACTCTGAATGACAG gTATGACTTGTTAATTGAGTTGAATGCCAATGCCCCTCAAAGATTAATGAGGTTTGCTAAATCATGCAAGAATCTCAAACTTCTTGTCCATATATCCACTG CATATGTCAATGGAAGAAGGGAGGGGATGATCTTGGAAAAGCCATTGACGATGGGAGAAAATGTGAGAAGTAAGGAGGATGATCACAATGAGATCAATGGCTCGTGTTCGTTTCCTCGGTTAGATTTAGGCGACGAGTCGTGGCTGTCGAGGAGATCGTGCACGTCGTCTGATCAAGATCAAGTCATCGATGCTACCAAATACTTGAAAAAGTTGGGACAAGAAAG AGCAGATTTTTTTGGATGGTTTAATGCTTACCATATGACAAAAGCCATGGGGGAGATGGTTATCCATGAAATCAAAGGAGACGTGCCTGTGCTCATCATTAGACCCTCTGTTATTGAAAGTTGTTACCAAGATCCTATCCCCGGATGGATACAAGGAAATAG GATGTATGATCCCGTGATTCTTTCTTTTGGCAAAGGCCAACTTCCAGCATATTTGGCTGATCCCAAAGTTAGCATGGACATT ATACCAGTGGATATGGTGGTGAATACCACGGTTGCAGCAATTGCAAAGCATGGACTTATGGAAAAACCGGGACTGAATGTGTACCATGTGGCATCCGCTGCGAAAAACCCTTTGCCATTTTGCGACTTTTTCGACATGATCCACGAGTACTTTGCTTCAACACCTCTACCCAATTCGAAATGTGAGAGCGACATGATCAAGAAGATGAAGTGTTTCGACAACTTCATTGACTTCTCCGAACACACACGACGCGAAATATGGGAGCGTTACAGGTCGACAAATGGCGCGGTTGGGACAGACGATGAAAAACTAGTTCAAAAAAATTGCAAAGCGAAGGTTGCATATGCCGAGCAACTTTGCAAGATGTACGAATTCGTGGGATTCATTAAAGGAAG GTTCCATACAGGAAATACTCGGAGATTATTACAAGAAATGTCCGAAGAAGAGCTACTAAGCTTTGAAATAGACGTGACAAAAATAGATTGGAGAAAGTATTTTCAAGAAATTCATATTCCCGGTTTAAGAAAATACGTACTCAATAGACAATAA